TCAAGGTTAGCCTTGTCCCGCTGTTTCAGCAGCTTCTCGTCCAGCTCCTCCAGGGCCCATACGAATACCTTCTGGCCGGCTTCCTGCACCAGCCCACGCACACCCTCTTCCAGGCTCCCAAAGTCCCTGAACTCCTTCAGAAGCCCGCAAATCCCTTTCACCAAGAAGAGGACCACCGCCACCACATGCCGAATATCCATCATGAGAGACCCCTCCNNNNNNNNNNTTTAGGTAGGTAAGTATGGGGTCAATGAAGAAGAGAGACCCCTCCCTCCATCCAAGGGAAGTGCAGTCATCCTCTTGTTGACAACTGCCTGGGGTCTCTCTTCTTCATTGACCCCATACTTACCTACCTAAACTTTACGCTACCCCCCTGCGGCCCTTGAACGCGATATGCAGCAGAGGCACAATCCCCAGAAGCTATTCAGTCTCCAGCACATCAAGGGATGGCTCAGGGGGATTCTCATCCCGGATCTGGAATCATGGCCTTGCCGCAAACGCCAAAACGAGGAGAGTGATCATGTTGAGGAATCGTTTGTTTGGTGTTCTGGGGCTCGTGCTCCTAGTTGTGGTGCTGTCAGTCCCGGCTCTCGGGGCATCCCGGGTGGACCTGGTAGTCCTGGCCACGACCGACCTTCACGGTCACATCCACCCAATAGACTACTTCACCTCGAAGCTCGACGAAGGCGGGCTCGCTCAGGTGGCCACGTATGTGGCTTCAGTCGGGGCTGAAACGCCCAATGTGCTCCTGGTTGACAACGGAGACTGCCTCGAAGGCGGCAACTCGACTCTTCCCTACCACTACATGTTCGACTCCGAAGCCACCAATCCGATGATCCGGGTAATGAACCTTATAGGTTACGATTCCATGACCATCGGGAACCATGAGTTCAACTACGGCTTGGGGGTTCTACGCAACGCGGCCGCCGAGGCGAGATTCCCGATCATCTCCGCCAATGTCCTTGGTACCGACGGCAAACCTTATTTCGAGCCTTACTACATCAACGATTTCGGTGAGTTCCACGTGGGAGTCCTGGGGCTCACAACCCCGAAAGTGCCTATATGGGAGAAACCTGAGAACATCCGCGGGTTGCTCTTTGCCGACCCTGTCGTCGAAGCCAAGCACTGGGTCACGGAGATGCGCTCCAATGGGGCGGACGTGGTCGTTATCGTAGCTCACACCGGACGGGAGTCCAGGCCAAAGGACAGCAGCAACCCCGACCGGTGGCTAGTCCCGACTGACTGGGTCGACACGGGGCAGCAGGAGGAGAACTATGCCCTCCGGCTCGCAAATGAGGTGCCCGGGGTGGACGTGCTAGTCGTTGGATACGATCATCTAGCCGTCCCCGGAGTCACCAAGATGGGTGACATCGTCAAGTCGGACGTGATCATTGTGCAACCGGGGTTCTGGGGCGATTACGTCTCCCGTGTAGATATCGTTCTCGAACAGGCGGGCGGCAAGTGGAACGCCGTCCAGAAAACTGGGTCGCTCATCCCGATGGCCGACGTGAAACCAGATGAGCAGGTCTTGGCGGAAGCGAAGTGCTACCACGATCAGACCGTCGAGTACTTCAAGCAGCCTGTGGCGATGGCAAAGGCCCACATGCCTGGCGGGATACCGGCGAGATTCTACGACAGCGCCCTCGTTGAACTGATCAACCTGTCCCAGCTGTGGGCGACCGGAGCCGATATTTCGTGTGCTGCGTTGTTCACGGATCAGGCCAAGATAACCCAAGGTCCTATAAGTGTCCAAGATGTCTACGGCCTGTACATCTACCCCAACACCCTCTACACAATCAAGGTCACAGGCAAACAAGTGCGCGAGGCCCTTGAACATTCTGCACGGTACTTCAACGTTTACACAGGCCAGGCAGGTCTGGCGGAGATTGTCAACCCCAGCATCAGAGGGTACAACTACGACATCTACCAAGGCGTGGAGTGCAAGATAGACATCAGCAGGCCCGTGGGGCAGCGGATCGTTGAACTGAAGTACAAAGGGGAGGAGGTCCAGCCGGATCAGGAGTTCGTCCTCGCACTCAACAACTGCAGAGCCGGCGAGGGCGGCGGGTACACAATGTTTGGCGGGTCGCCGATCCTCTACGAATCCACCAAGGAGGCAAGAGAAGTAATAGTGGAATACCTTCGGAGCATCGGCACGTTTGACCCGGCGGTCGCGGTGGACAATAACTGGAGCATCCTCCCCGCTTCGTTGCGTGAGATGGCTCGCCCCAGGTAACCACTGACTCCCGGTATCTCGACAGGAGGGCCGCCCACGGACGGCCCTCCTCGGTGTACTGCCGCAGGACCTCTGTCTCTTCGATTCCATCGTCCCCGCAAGGGATTACTTCGCGGGCTGGGCCGGGGCTTTTCTGCCCATCTCGCACCCGTTCAGATCACACCCACGGCACCTGGCTACCTTGCCCTCGAATACGCTCTCCAGAGTCTCTGCAATCTGCCTGTCCGGTTCCACATGAAGCACTATCCTGCCCGGAGATGCAGTGATCAACGCGCTTATGAGCAGATCCTCGAGTTCGATGCCACCTTCAGTGAGATCAGCCGCCAGGACCTCCAGGTACTCATTCTCTATCTCGTCCAGGTCCCGATTAAGCAGACCGAAGAGGTTGTCGCGCCCCCGGACTACATGAACCTCAGCCTCACGTTGATCTTGCATATCGACGAAGTACTTCAGGAGTCTCACAAACTCCCTGTGCTCCCTATCCGCCATGAACCTATCCAACGCCTCGTCACAAGCCCGGCTGAGCTCCCTGGCGTATCCACGAAGACGAAAGGTGAGAAAACCCTCCACGATAAGGGTGTCGGCGGTCGCTAGGTAGTCGGACACGAGGTATGCAACCTCCCGGAACCGGTCCTCAGGGCGGCCGATTCCGTTGAGACTCTCGGCGAGTATCACCATGGCGTAGTCAGAGATGGCTGCGATCTCCGCTGGCTCCAGCTCGGGATGGCACCTGGCCAGCTGGTCCGCAGCCATCGCCTCCTGGAGGTCCTCGAGGATCACGTGGGCCACGGCGACACCGATGTGATGGCGAAGCACGTCCCTTCCCGCCGCCCGCTTCAGTGGATCCTCTTCCTTCACCGCACATTCGACGAACCGCAGATCTCCCACGGAATCAAACCTAACGACAACCTGAAGCCCGCTCCAGCGAGCTTGGTCCAATTCGTAGAATAGCCGCCTTCTCAAGGAGTCGGCGGCAAAATAGGAGCCCACTCGCACCCCGTCCATGAGGTTTTGCCCCCTTCACGCGACTAGTATATGTGCGCCTTCAGGGGCGTATACGATGGCTCGACGGGGGCATAATGGGTCTATGTATGGGCTTTTGGCCGTTTCGCCGCTTGCTCGGGCACCTGCCCGGGCTCTCCGGGTATGCCAAAACCCCCCGGCACAGGCCGGGGGGCGCGCTGCTATGCTGGGCCAAGAGATGGTGGGGTGCAGTGGAGTCGAACCACTGACCTCAACGATGTCAACGTTGCGCTCTAACCAACTGAGCTAGCACCCCATACCTTACGCTGTGTGGAGGCGACACCCGGATTCGAACCGGGGAATCGCGGTTTTGCAGACCGCTGCCTTACCACTTGGCTATGTCGCCCCGAATATCCGGCCGCCGCCAGCAATCGACAAAGTGGAGCGGAAGACGGGATTCGAACCCGCGACCCTCGCCTTGGCAAGGCGATGCTCTACCGCTGAGCCACTTCCGCAAAGCCCTTCAATATGGTGCCGAGGGCCAGAATTGAACTGGCGACACGCGGATTTTCAGTCCGCTGCTCTACCGACTGAGCTACCTCGGCGCACTCAACAGCCGAAAGATTATGGCGGAAGCGACGGGAGTCGAACCCGCGATCTCCTGCGTGACAGGCAGGCATGTTAGACCACTACACCACGCCTCCGCGCAAATCGTACCTCTCATGGTGGGCGAAACAGGGCTCGAACCTGTGACCCCCTGCGTGTAAAGCAGGTGCTCTCCCGGCTGAGCTATTCGCCCTCGCGCCGATCAGCGCTTTTTCATTATACAGTACACTCCCCAGCCGCGCAAGGGGTGTTCAGAAATCCAGTTTCCAGTAGGCTTGCCGCCTCCAGGTCGAGCATGAACAGGGCATTGGCGTGGTTCTGCAGAATCGACGCCGGGACTGACGGAGTCACCGGCCCCCGGGTTGCTCTGTGAACGATGTCGGCTTTGGACCGGCCCGCGGCCAGAAGAAGGATCTGCTTCGCGTCCATAATCGTCCCGATCCCCATGGAGACGGCCCTTCCCGGCAAGGATTCCACCTTCTCTTTCGCGCGGTTGATCTCTACGGTCTGAGCTGTGAGAGTGACTACCCTGGTCCGGCCGTCAGGGGGCGAGCCAGGTTCGTTGAACCCAATGTGCCCGTTCACGCCGATGCCGAGAACCTGAAGGTCGATTCCCCCTGTGTCTTTGATCAAGGACTCGTACCGACGGCACTCTTCCTCGAGATCTGGCGCGGTTCCTTTCAGTGTATGTACCTTCCTCGGGTCTACATTGACGTGGGAGAAAAGATGACGCCACATGAACGAGTGAAAACTCCTGGAGTCCTCCTTCGGCAGGTCACAGTACTCGTCCAGGTTGAAGGTGGTCACTCCAGAGAAGTCCAGGCCTTCCTCATGGTGGAGCCTAGCCAGCTCCGCGTAGAGTCCGATTGGGGTCTCGCCCGTAGCGAGGCCCAAGACGCATCTGGGCTTGTCCAGAATACAGTCGGCCACGAAACGTGCCGCGGCCACACTCATCTGCTCGTAGTTCGGGTAGATGAGGATTTTCAAGCCACCGACGCCTCCTGCTGCTAGTCCTTGGGACGCATGAGCGGGAAGAGAATGACGTCCCGTATGGATGCGGAGTCGGTCAGGAGCATCACGAACCTGTCGACCCCAAGCCCCATACCACCCGTGGGCGGCATCCCGTACTCCAGTGCAGTGACGAAGTCCTCGTCCATCATGTGCGCTTCGTCGTCTCCGCGCTCTCTCTGGGCCACTTGGCTTTCGAAACGTTCCCGCTGATCAGCCGGGTCGTTCAGCTCAGAGAATGCGTTAGCGAGTTCCCTTCCTGCACACACCGCTTCAAATCTGTAGGTGAGGTTCGGGTTGTCGGGGCGCCTCTTGGCGAGAGGGGACACATCTATGGGGTAGTCCATTATGATGGTGGGCTGGATCAAGTCCGGCTCCACCCTCTCCTCATAGGCTTCGTAAAGGCACTGCCCGGCCGTGGCTCCCTCTGGCACGTCGAGACCCATATTCAGGCACGCTCGCCTGGCATCGGAATCAGAGAGTGCCCCGAAGTCGACACCAGTGCGGCATCGTACCGCATCCATCATGGTCAAGCGCGGCCAGGGAGGCGTGAGATCGATCTCGCTGCCCTGGTAGGTGATACGGGTTGTCCCAAGAGTGGCCTCGGCTACGTGGGCCACGAGATCCTCAGTCAGCTTCATCATGTCGTGGTAATCTGCGTACGCCTCGTAAACCTCGATTGAAGTGAACTCCGGATTGTGTTTTGTGGATATGCCCTCATTCCTGAAAATGCGGCCGAGTTCGTATACCTTCTCGAGGCCCCCAACGATAAGCCTCTTCAAGTGCAGTTCTGTTGCGATTCTCAGGTACAGGTCCATGTCTAGAGCATTGTGGTGGGTTATGAAGGGCCGTGCCGCCGCGCCTCCTGCAACGGCGTGCATTGCGGGTGTCTCCACTTCAAGGAACCCCCGAGAATCGAGGAACTCTCTGATAGCCGCGACTATCTTTGTCCTCAGGATGAAGGTGCGCCTGACTTCAGGGTTGACTATAAGGTCCAGGTAGCGCTGACGATAGCGGATGTCCACATCTCGGAGCCCGTGCCACTTCTCGGGGAGCGGTCTCTGGGCCTTGCCGAGCATGACAAATGATGACATATCGACGCTGATCTCCCCACGTCTGGTCCGGAAGACCTCGCCCGTCACACCGATTATGTCACCCAGGTCCACCCAGGAAAGGAGCTCGTACTGATCCTCGCCGAGATGGTCTTGCCTCGCATAGATCTGGATCCGCCCGTCCCGGTCAAGCATGTCCAGGAACATTGCCTTGCCGTGACCGCGGATAGCCATGATCCGCCCTGCCGCCGACACTTCTTTGCCTTCAAGGTCACTGAAGCCCTGGACTATCTTAGTTGACGTGTGGGTCCGGACGAACCTCGCGCCGAATGGATCCACCCCACGCGCCTTCCACACATCCACTTTCGCCCTGCGCCGGGCAGTCTCATCTTCTCGGGAGGCCTCGGGTTCGGCTGCGCGTTCAAGTTCGTCCATGGCACAACACTCACCTTGCGATCTGGACTACCTGGTACTTGATGACTCCCACCGGCACCGCGACTTCTACCACAGACCCGACCGTCTTCCCAAGGACAGCCCGGCCCACGGGAGACTCATTGGATATCTTCTTCCTGCTGGGATTGGCCTCCGCCGACCCCACTATAGTGTACTCCTCGACCGCGCCCTCTTCCAGGTTCTTGAGGACCACGGTGGATCCAAGTGACACCTCGTCCGCCCCGCCCTCAGGCTGCTCGATGATCCGCGCGTTCCGGAGCATCTTCTCGATCTGGGCTATGCGCCCTTCTATGAAGGCCTGCTCGTTCTTGGCATCCTCATACTCGGAGTTGTCCGTAATGTCTCCGAACTCAATTGCCTGCTTGATCCTGGCCGCCACTTCACGCCTTTTCGTGGTCCTCAGGACTTCAAGTTCCCGTTCCAGCCTTTCAAGGCCTTCCGGAGTAAGGATTACTTCCTTCTCCGCCATGTGTTCTGCTCCCCCCCATAGGACATCGATTCCGGGCGCAGCGCCCGGGATGCTACACACTATATTCGGTCCGAGACCCGGGGATTCGGGCCTCACCAGGCCCTGAGGCTAAAAAAAGATGGCGCCACCGCCAGTTGCCCACGCATCATTATGGCAAGACCCCTCTGGCTTGTCAAGGGTCAATTCGCGTGTGGCCGGGGAGGGAACCTGAGCTAACTGGGGGAGCCGTACCTCACTACCCTGGGCTTGACGTTCAGTCGGCCCAACATCTCGAAGTAGTCATCTTCGGTGATCTCCGGGACAGGCTTGTCGATCAAGGTAACGAGCATGGCCTCAATAACGTTGGTCCCGAAAGACCTGCCGTTCATCTCTGGGGTAGTGGTGACGAGGATACTCGCCCCGCGGCGTCCGAGATCTTCCACGTCCTTGGAAGTCACGGTGTTCGTGATGACGATTTTCCCATCAATTCTATCAGGCATATACCGCTTGATATAGTGGAAATCTCCAGCCAGAACATCGGCCCACTTATAGTACTTGGAGTGGCGACGAGCAGTTTGTTTCTGCTTCTTCCCGGTCGGGTACAGCCATGTGAACGGGAGTTGAACGATGATAGGCATTAGAACCCGTCCTAGCCGCTTTACCCATGCGAGGGAATGCAGCTCGATCGGCACGCCCAGGCCGAAGATCAGATCACCGTAAGTCATCTGGCACCCGAGTTCCTCGAAAGCTTGACCCATTCCAATCCTGTCAATGGCGCAGACAACCAGGACCTTCTTGCCAGCGATCGGGATCTTCTCCACTTCCTCCGTGTACTTCACCACCCGGTACTCGAGGGTGCTCTTGAGACTCGTGCCGTCAACCAACGGCGTCTTCTTGGCCGCGGCCGCGATCCGCCGGGCGTCCCGGAATACATAGCGCTTGCCTGCCCCAGCCATATAGAGGTCGATGCCCCCCATTCCAAAGGCATCTACCTGCCCATCAAGCTCCTTTATGATTTCGATCGCCCGGGCGATATCACCATCAGTGCCGATCCGCTCTATCTGCATCTCTTCGCCGAGAATGCTCAGAACGGTCTTATGGTCACGGTCTCGGGAGCCTATGCTAACGCTAACGATGCGCTTCACTTCTCCCCGCCCCCCCCTCGTATGGCCTCGATGAGTGCCGAGATCTCCTCCGGATCTATGTATACGTCCCCGCGGATTGGGGATTCCCCTATCACGACACCAGAGGTCTTCGGGCCCAGGATCGCCTCGACGAGCCGAACGCGCATATCGGAGCCTAGGAAGACCACATGATCGAAGCTCCCAAGATGGGAGATGGCGTTCACCACGTCGTTGAGAAGCTCGATTCCCGATCTGGTCTGGACGTACTCCCATCGCTCCCGATCGTTCATCAGCCAAACAAAGTCCACCCCGGCGCCTTCCGCAAGCTTCTTGATCTCGTCGCAATTGGAGATCGGGAATCCGACCAGCGCGATGGTGTCTCCTTTTCGCACCTCTCCCAGGTTCTCGAGACGGGAGACGAAGGATCTGTCGATCCCAACCGCGGAAGCTGCCTCCGCCTGTGACGCCCCACCTTTTCTGAGTTCGAGCAGGCGATCCAGAGTCCGGAGGATCCTGTCTCTGTCAATGACCTTGTCTCCGATTCTCACCAGGTTCGTCTGCACCACGCCCCCCGGACGTTCACATACGTGTGCACACCTTGATTCTAGCAGAGCTCTCACAAAACGCAAGGGGCGCGACTACGTACCCCTCTCGAACTGGTCTCTATAGGCTGTGAGGATGCGGCGAAGCGCATCTGGGCCCCCGGCCGTGTTTACCAGGTCTCTGACCCGCGTTGCTCTCGGAAGTCCCCGTATGTACCAGGCAAGGTGCTTCCGCATCTCGGATGTGGCCGTCTTCGCCCCCTTGTACTCCACATCGGTATCCAGGTGGTTCAAAGCCATGTCTATCCGTTCCACCGCCGTGGGCTCCGGGGGCACCTCGCCGGTGGCGAGGTAGTGGAGTGAACGCCGGAAGATCCACGGGTTGCCCAGTGCCCCGCGGCCGATCATGACCCCGTCGCATGCGGTCTCATCCATCATCCTGGCCACATCGAGGGGGTCCCGCACGTCTCCATTCCCAATCACAGGGACAGAGACCGCTGCCTTGACCCGGGCGATGATGCCCCAGTCTGCATTGCCCTGATAGCCCTGGGCTCGCGTGCGCCCGTGAACCGCCACCGCTGACGCCCCGGCTTCGACACACGCCTGGGCGAACTCAACGGCGTTCGCGCTGGCGTCGTCCCAGCCCATACGTATCTTGACAGTTACGGGCACACCGGCTGAACTCACAACCGCACGGACGATGTCCTGGGCGAGTCCGGGCCGTCTCATGAGAGCGCATCCTTCCTCGTTCTTAACTACTTTGGGCACGGGACATCCCATGTTGATGTCGACTATGTCGGCGCCGGACGCGGCGGCCACCCTCGCCGCCTGGGCCATCACTTCGGGGTTCGATCCGAAGATCTGCACAGAGACTGGATGTTCCCGCTCAGAGAGGGTCAGCATGAACGAAGTACGCCGGTTTCGATACCAAAGGGCCATGCTGCTGATCATCTCGGTGTAGACCAGTGCACAGCCCATGTGCTTGCATATGAGTCTGAAAGGCAGGTCGCATACGCCAGCCATCGGGGCGAGGACGAGAGGGTTCTTAATCAGGACGCCTCCAATATGCAGCCCTCGCAAGTCAGCCATTGTCCACCCCCGAGTGTCCGATCCGCCCGGCCTTCGCAATCCTCCCCGCGAGTGCTCTGTCGACCTCCGCACGGATAGAGATCCTGTCGCCGTCGTAGTCCTCCGATATGACCCGGCCGCGCCGGCGGATCAACGCGATCAGCGGGTCGTCGCAGGGGAGCGCGACGTCCACTCGGACCCTCCTGCCGGCGAGCTCAGCCGCGATCATCCGGGTCAGGGCTTCGAGCCCTTCGCCGGTGAGCGCAGACACAGCAGTGCTCTTGGGATAGGAGTGTGCAAACCTAGCTAGTGCGGCAGCCTCGGCCACATCCACTTTGTTCAGAACGGTGATACATGGACGGTTTTGTGCGCCAAGCTCGGAGAGAACCCCAAAGACCGCAGAATAGTGCTCCTGCGCCCTTGGGTGAGACACGTCCACCACGTGAAGCAGGAGATCGGCCTCAGTGACTTCCTCGAGGGTTGCGCGGAACGCCATGACCAGGTGATGGGGTATCTTCTGAATGAACCCGACGGTGTCTGTGAGCAGGATCCTCTGCCCGTCCGGAAGCTCAAGCCGCCGAGTCATCGGGTCCAAAGTGGCAAAAAGCTTGTCTTCCACTACAGTGCGCGCATCGGTCAAGGCATTCATAAGGCTGGACTTCCCAGCGTTAGTGTAACCCACCAGAGACACTGTGGCGAGATTCGCCTCCCGCCGTCTTCGGCGTTGGATCCCGCGTCTTACACGTACTTCCTCGATCTGCCGCCTGATTGACGATATCCTCGACCTGATTGCCCGGCGATCTGTCTCCAGTTTGGATTCTCCAGGGCCCCTGGTTCCTATGCCGCCACCCAGCCGTGACAGTTCTGTCCCTCGCCCTCCGAGCCTGGGAAGCATGTACTCGAGCTGAGCCAGTTCCACCTGAAGCTTGCCTTCAGCCGTCGCGGCCCGCTGGGCGAAGATGTCGAGAATCAGCC
This sequence is a window from Bacillota bacterium. Protein-coding genes within it:
- a CDS encoding quinate 5-dehydrogenase, whose amino-acid sequence is MKRIVSVSIGSRDRDHKTVLSILGEEMQIERIGTDGDIARAIEIIKELDGQVDAFGMGGIDLYMAGAGKRYVFRDARRIAAAAKKTPLVDGTSLKSTLEYRVVKYTEEVEKIPIAGKKVLVVCAIDRIGMGQAFEELGCQMTYGDLIFGLGVPIELHSLAWVKRLGRVLMPIIVQLPFTWLYPTGKKQKQTARRHSKYYKWADVLAGDFHYIKRYMPDRIDGKIVITNTVTSKDVEDLGRRGASILVTTTPEMNGRSFGTNVIEAMLVTLIDKPVPEITEDDYFEMLGRLNVKPRVVRYGSPS
- the hflX gene encoding GTPase HflX, whose product is QADARERAILVGLDSQASVGWDIEESVQELGSLASTAGAVVAGQVIQRKQKPDPSYYIGEGKAREVEMIRAATGASLVIFDDELSPAQQRNLEQVIEGRVIDRTWLILDIFAQRAATAEGKLQVELAQLEYMLPRLGGRGTELSRLGGGIGTRGPGESKLETDRRAIRSRISSIRRQIEEVRVRRGIQRRRRREANLATVSLVGYTNAGKSSLMNALTDARTVVEDKLFATLDPMTRRLELPDGQRILLTDTVGFIQKIPHHLVMAFRATLEEVTEADLLLHVVDVSHPRAQEHYSAVFGVLSELGAQNRPCITVLNKVDVAEAAALARFAHSYPKSTAVSALTGEGLEALTRMIAAELAGRRVRVDVALPCDDPLIALIRRRGRVISEDYDGDRISIRAEVDRALAGRIAKAGRIGHSGVDNG
- a CDS encoding UPF0236 family protein; protein product: MMDIRHVVAVVLFLVKGICGLLKEFRDFGSLEEGVRGLVQEAGQKVFVWALEELDEKLLKQRDKANL
- a CDS encoding putative sporulation protein YtxC, coding for MDGVRVGSYFAADSLRRRLFYELDQARWSGLQVVVRFDSVGDLRFVECAVKEEDPLKRAAGRDVLRHHIGVAVAHVILEDLQEAMAADQLARCHPELEPAEIAAISDYAMVILAESLNGIGRPEDRFREVAYLVSDYLATADTLIVEGFLTFRLRGYARELSRACDEALDRFMADREHREFVRLLKYFVDMQDQREAEVHVVRGRDNLFGLLNRDLDEIENEYLEVLAADLTEGGIELEDLLISALITASPGRIVLHVEPDRQIAETLESVFEGKVARCRGCDLNGCEMGRKAPAQPAK
- the nagB gene encoding glucosamine-6-phosphate deaminase, with protein sequence MKILIYPNYEQMSVAAARFVADCILDKPRCVLGLATGETPIGLYAELARLHHEEGLDFSGVTTFNLDEYCDLPKEDSRSFHSFMWRHLFSHVNVDPRKVHTLKGTAPDLEEECRRYESLIKDTGGIDLQVLGIGVNGHIGFNEPGSPPDGRTRVVTLTAQTVEINRAKEKVESLPGRAVSMGIGTIMDAKQILLLAAGRSKADIVHRATRGPVTPSVPASILQNHANALFMLDLEAASLLETGFLNTPCAAGECTV
- the dusB gene encoding tRNA dihydrouridine synthase DusB; translation: MADLRGLHIGGVLIKNPLVLAPMAGVCDLPFRLICKHMGCALVYTEMISSMALWYRNRRTSFMLTLSEREHPVSVQIFGSNPEVMAQAARVAAASGADIVDINMGCPVPKVVKNEEGCALMRRPGLAQDIVRAVVSSAGVPVTVKIRMGWDDASANAVEFAQACVEAGASAVAVHGRTRAQGYQGNADWGIIARVKAAVSVPVIGNGDVRDPLDVARMMDETACDGVMIGRGALGNPWIFRRSLHYLATGEVPPEPTAVERIDMALNHLDTDVEYKGAKTATSEMRKHLAWYIRGLPRATRVRDLVNTAGGPDALRRILTAYRDQFERGT
- a CDS encoding 5'-nucleotidase C-terminal domain-containing protein, translated to MLRNRLFGVLGLVLLVVVLSVPALGASRVDLVVLATTDLHGHIHPIDYFTSKLDEGGLAQVATYVASVGAETPNVLLVDNGDCLEGGNSTLPYHYMFDSEATNPMIRVMNLIGYDSMTIGNHEFNYGLGVLRNAAAEARFPIISANVLGTDGKPYFEPYYINDFGEFHVGVLGLTTPKVPIWEKPENIRGLLFADPVVEAKHWVTEMRSNGADVVVIVAHTGRESRPKDSSNPDRWLVPTDWVDTGQQEENYALRLANEVPGVDVLVVGYDHLAVPGVTKMGDIVKSDVIIVQPGFWGDYVSRVDIVLEQAGGKWNAVQKTGSLIPMADVKPDEQVLAEAKCYHDQTVEYFKQPVAMAKAHMPGGIPARFYDSALVELINLSQLWATGADISCAALFTDQAKITQGPISVQDVYGLYIYPNTLYTIKVTGKQVREALEHSARYFNVYTGQAGLAEIVNPSIRGYNYDIYQGVECKIDISRPVGQRIVELKYKGEEVQPDQEFVLALNNCRAGEGGGYTMFGGSPILYESTKEAREVIVEYLRSIGTFDPAVAVDNNWSILPASLREMARPR
- the greA gene encoding transcription elongation factor GreA, translated to MAEKEVILTPEGLERLERELEVLRTTKRREVAARIKQAIEFGDITDNSEYEDAKNEQAFIEGRIAQIEKMLRNARIIEQPEGGADEVSLGSTVVLKNLEEGAVEEYTIVGSAEANPSRKKISNESPVGRAVLGKTVGSVVEVAVPVGVIKYQVVQIAR
- a CDS encoding helix-turn-helix domain-containing protein, yielding MVQTNLVRIGDKVIDRDRILRTLDRLLELRKGGASQAEAASAVGIDRSFVSRLENLGEVRKGDTIALVGFPISNCDEIKKLAEGAGVDFVWLMNDRERWEYVQTRSGIELLNDVVNAISHLGSFDHVVFLGSDMRVRLVEAILGPKTSGVVIGESPIRGDVYIDPEEISALIEAIRGGGGEK
- the lysS gene encoding lysine--tRNA ligase, which encodes MDELERAAEPEASREDETARRRAKVDVWKARGVDPFGARFVRTHTSTKIVQGFSDLEGKEVSAAGRIMAIRGHGKAMFLDMLDRDGRIQIYARQDHLGEDQYELLSWVDLGDIIGVTGEVFRTRRGEISVDMSSFVMLGKAQRPLPEKWHGLRDVDIRYRQRYLDLIVNPEVRRTFILRTKIVAAIREFLDSRGFLEVETPAMHAVAGGAAARPFITHHNALDMDLYLRIATELHLKRLIVGGLEKVYELGRIFRNEGISTKHNPEFTSIEVYEAYADYHDMMKLTEDLVAHVAEATLGTTRITYQGSEIDLTPPWPRLTMMDAVRCRTGVDFGALSDSDARRACLNMGLDVPEGATAGQCLYEAYEERVEPDLIQPTIIMDYPIDVSPLAKRRPDNPNLTYRFEAVCAGRELANAFSELNDPADQRERFESQVAQRERGDDEAHMMDEDFVTALEYGMPPTGGMGLGVDRFVMLLTDSASIRDVILFPLMRPKD